DNA from Leucobacter aridicollis:
TGCCCCGGCGAGCGTGTCCATGGCCTCCTGCAGCCCGAGCCCCGACACGTCGGGAATCTCGAACAGCTCGGGGCCCGTGGAGATCTGCAGGCCGACGGCGTCGCCTGGCCGCACGGGATCGGTCGTCCAGTTCACGGCCACGACCTGTCCCTTGGGGACGTCATCTGAGATGACCTCGGTGTTGTGTGCGCTGTCGACGGTGAGGTCGCTCTTGCTCAGCACGCTCGTCGCCTGGTCGACGGTGAGACCGTTCACCGATGGCGGCTGGCCGGCGGAGACAATGAGGTTGATGGTGCCGCGCTCCGGGAACGTCTCGCCGATCTCGCCGTCGTCGGCGTTGAGCGCGGCGAGCACCTCGCCCTCGGCGGCGTCGGAGAACCGCGTGTCTGTCACCTCACCGAACGTGAAGCGGCTGTCCTCGATGAGCTTCGTGGCGTCGTCGAGCTGGAGGCCGACGAGCGTCGGCACGGCGAGCATCTCGGGGCCCGTCGACTGGCACAGCGTGACCTCGGTGCCGCGGTCGAGCCGGGTGCCGGGCTCCGGCGTGACTGCCGAGGCAAGGCCGACCTCGACGTCGAGACTCGAGCACTCGGTGACGGCGACGGTGAGGTCGAGCCCTTCGAGCTCCGCCTGCGCGTCGGCGACTGTCTGCCCGGCCACGTCCGGGACGGTGACCGCCGAGCCAGGTCCCTGACCGAACCAAAACGCGCCGGCGCCTGTCGCGACCGCGAGCCCGGTGATGACGAGCGCCGTGATCCGACCCTTTCGTGCCCGGCGAACTCCCTGAGCGTGTGCGCGATCGGTGCTCGTCGCCGAGCTGGGGTGTTCGTCGCCGGGATCTGAGGCACCGGCCTGGAGCGTCGCCTGCTCGACGCCGCTGAGCACGGTCGTCGAGGGCGTGAGGTGGGTCGTCGCGGCGTCGTCGAATGCGTCGCCAGGCAGCACAGTCGTGTCGCCGGGAAGTGGGCCGATCGGCAGCACCGCGGTCGCGAGCGCCTCGGGCATGCCGTAGGGGTTGTCCCGCAGTTCGCGCATGTGGACGAGCGCCTCACCGGCGTTGGCTGGCCGCAGATCAGGATCGCGCTGGGTGAGCCACACCACGAAGCTGTCGAGAGCGGGCGTTGAGACGTCGCCAGACTCCGACGGGGCGGGCACGTCGGAGTGCGCGTGCTGGTAGGCGATCTGCATAGGCTGTTCGCCGGTGAACGGCTGCGAGCCCGTGATCATCTCGTAGAGCATGATGCCGAACGCGTAGAGGTCGCTGCGTTCGCCGGCGACGCCGCGCGTCACGAGCTCGGGGGAGAGGTACGCGATTGTGCCGAGCAGCGCCTGGCCGGTCGTCGTGTTCGCGCTCACGGCGCGCGCGAGGCCGAAGTCGCCGAGCTTGATCCTGCCGTCGTCGACGAGCAGCACGTTCTCCGGCTTGAGGTCGCGGTGCACGATCCCCGCGCTGTGGGCCGCAGCGAGGCCAGCGAGCACGGCCTCGCCAATCTCGAGACTCTGGTCGAGCGTCAGCCGCTGCTGCTTCTTCAGGAGCTCGCGTAGCGTGATGCTCGGCAGGTACTCCATGACGAGGTACACGCGGCCGAGATCCTGGCCCTGGTCGAAAACATTCACGAGGTTCGTGTGCGACAGCCGCGCCGCGCTGCGGGCCTCGCGGTCGAAGCGGCGCGTGAAGTCCGCGTCTTCGGCGAGGTGCTCGTGCATCACCTTCACGGCGACCTTGCGTTCGAGCCGCAGGTCGTGCGCGAGGTAGACCATTGCCATGCCGCCGCGGGCGATGCGCGAGCGAATCACGTAGCGCGCGTCGAGCGTCTGCCCGATAAGCGGGTCGATAGTGGCAGGGGTCACGAGGAAAGTCTACGGAAGATTCCATGCGCATACCCTGCCGCGCGCCGTGTGCTGACGGATTGCGCTTCGCGGATTGCGCTGGCAGAGTTATGGGGTGTCAGAGAATACTGCGTCAATCGGCTCGACCCTCACTATCCCCGAAGTCGCCGAGCGCTTCGGAATCCCGCTCGGCAAGGTGCACCGCCTTGTGGAGGAGCACTACCTCGCGATCGTGCGGATCGACGGCATCAAGCGGATTCCCGTCGAGTTCCTCGCCGACGACGAGCCCCTGCATTCGCTGCGCGGCACCCTCCTCGCGCTGAGCGACGCCGGGCTCAACGAGGAGGAGTCGGTGAACTGGCTGTTCACCATGAACGACGAACTCGGCGTGCGTCCGATCGACTCGCTCCTCATCGGCCACAAGAGCGCGGTGCGTCGCGCAACCCAGTCGCTGGCGTTCTAGCGCCGCGGGAGGGCAAGCTCCGCTCGCGGTCCCGGTTAGGCGTCGCGGCTGGCGGCGCGCCCCGCGAGCGCGCTCAGCCGCTCCGCCGCGGCGCCGTCGAGGTCCGAGAGCGCCCGGTGCGCGCGGTCGATGTTGCGGGTGATCATCTGCTCGACCTGCTGCTCGGCGCCGCTGTCGCGAATCGTTCGCTGCAGCATGTACACCTGCTCGGCATCGAGGTCCGTGCCCAGCAGATCGTCGAAGATGCGGCGCTGGGTCACCGGGAGCGCCTCGCGCGCCAGGGTCACGAGCACTGTCCGCTTGCCTTCGACGAGATCGTCGCCGCTCGGCTTGCCGGTGAGCTCCTCGTCTCCGAAGACGCCGAGGAGGTCGTCGCGCAGCTGGAAGGCCACGCCGACGGGGAGCCCGAAGCCCGCGAGCGCGGCCTCCTGCTCGGTGCTTGCTCCGGCGAGCGCTCCGCCGATGAGCAGCGGCGCCTCGACGCTGTACTTCGCCGACTTGTAGACGAGCACGCGGGTCGAACGGTCGAGCTGCTCCGCGTGCTCGGCGAAGCTCGAACGCTGCTCCTCGAGGACGTCGAGGTACTGGCCGACGGCGACCTCGCTGCGCATGCGGTTGAAGTGGGCGCGCGCCGCACGGGCGAACGCGGGCTCGGCCGCGGCGTCGCAGGCGCGGTTCATGAGCTCGTCAGACCACGATTGGAGCAGGTCGCCGAGCAGGATCGCGCTCGAAATGCCGAAGTGCTCGGGCGCGCCGCGGTGGCCGTGCTCGCCGTGGAGTCCAGCGAACCGCTTGTGCACGGCGGGGCGGCCCCGGCGGGTGTCCGAGCGGTCGATGACGTCGTCGTGGATGAGCGCGGCAGCGTGGAAGAGTTCGAGGGCGCACGCGGCGTCGAGGACCGCGCCGAACTCGGCGGTTACCGGGCCCGCGATATCGAGGGGACGAACAGCGCGGTACCCGTGGACAGCGAACAGTGCCCGGAAACGCTTGCCGCCGGTCAGGAAGTCCTTGGCCTCATCGAGAAGCGGAGCCGCGTCTGGGCCGAGCGGCTCGAGCTCTGCGCGGTGACTGTCGATGATGTCGTTCAATCGCTCCTGTATAAGGCCTGCGAGTCTCGTCGTTTCGTCCACCCGACTAGCCTATCCGGCGGCCGGGGTCGTAGACTGGAAGGGAAGACTTTTCTTAGGGTGAAGGGGACATCATGGCGCTGTCAGAACACGAACAGCGGCTGCTCGACGAGATGGAGCGCCGGCTCTATCAGAGCGAGGCTGATCTGCTTCCCGCTTCGACGGGCGTGCCGCGTCGCTTTAACTACCGTTCGCTCGTGCTGGGCACACTGCTCGCGCTCGCCGGAATCGGTCTGCTGATCGGCGGAGCCGCAATGCAGCAGCTGTGGCTCGGGCTCATCGGGTTCGTCGCCATGCTCGGCGGCGTACTCGTGATGTTCTCCAAGCGCACCGAGGTGGAGCCAGAGCAGCTCTCGTCGAGCGCGCCTCGAGCCGCCCAGTCCAAGGAATCACTCGCGGACCGTATGGAACGCCGCTGGGATGAGCGGATGGGCGGCCAGTAGCCCCCCACTTTCCTCCCCACGGGTCACAGCTTCGGCTGTGGCCCGTTTTTTTATGCCCGCCGGGGGCTGCTCGGGTCGTCGTCTCCGAGGAGCAGCCTCCCCGCCGTCGGTACGTATGGGATCGGTCGAAGGCCCGTGCGTAAGGGATCGGCAGCACAACCGTGCGTATGGGATCTGCAGAAGATAGGCCCGACACCCGCAGGATCGCCAGGCGTACGGCAGATCTCAGGGGTACCGGCCGAGCGCCTGCGCGCCTCTCGAGCCTCAGAATGCGCGAAATGAGGCAAATCGACTCCACTTTGCTCCACCAAGCAACTACAGGCCTGTTTCGAGAATGATCCACGAAATACCGGACATTTGCGTGATTAGTGGAGGGAAGTGGAGTACCGTGGGAGAAACGTATCGAATGAGGAGGGGAGTGGACTATGTTTCTCGGCACGTTCACTCCGCGCCTCGACGAGAAGGGGCGGCTGATCCTCCCCGCAAAGTTTCGCGACGAACTCGCTGACGGCCTCGTCATCACCCGCGGTCAGGAACGCTGCCTCTACGTCTTCAGCGAGAGCGAGTTTGAGGCGATGCACGACCGCGTTCGGCAGGCGCCGCTCACCTCGAAGCAGGCGCGCGACTACCTCCGCGTGTTCCTCTCCGGAGCACACCCCGAGACCCCCGACAAGCAGCACCGCGTGACGCTGCCCCAGACGCTCCGCGACTACGCGGGCCTCGACCGAGAGCTCGCCGTCATCGGCGCAGGCTCCCGCGCCGAGATCTGGGACGCGCAGGCCTGGGAGACCTACCTGACCGAGCAGGAATCCGTCTTCTCCGACATCGAAGAGGAGGTGATTCCCGGCATGTTCTAGCCGGGAACACGTCATGGCACAGCCCACACCACGCAACCCTGCCGAGCTGCACACGTCCGTCATGCTCGAGCGCTGCGTCGAGCTTCTCGCCCCCGGGGCCGAGCGCGACGGCGCCTTCGTCGTCGACGCGACGCTCGGCATGGGCGGGCACACCGAGGCACTCCTCGAGCGCTTCCCTGGCCTCACCGTCATCGGGCTCGATCGCGATACCGAGGCGCTCGAGCTCGCCGGCGCCCGGCTCGCCCGGTTCGGCGACCGGTTCGTGCCGGTCCACGCGGTCTACGACGAGATCGACAGGGCGCTCGCCGAGGCGGGCGCGACAAGCATCGATGGCGCGCTGTTCGACCTCGGCGTCTCCTCGCTGCAGCTTGACGACGCCGACCGCGGCTTCGCCTATGCGCAGGACGCGCCGCTCGACATGCGCATGGATCAGACGCGCGGGCGCACCGCCGCCGAGATCCTCGCAGAGGAACCCGAGGGGCGACTCCGGGAGCTATTCGAGCGCTACGGCGAGGAGCCACTCGCCGGCCGCTACGCGCGGGCGATCGTCGCCGCGCGTCAGGTCGCACCCCTCGAGCGTTCCGGCCAGCTCGTCGATGTGCTGCAGGAGGCGACCCCGGCCGCCGTCCTCGGCAAGCGTCACCCGGCGAAGCGCGTCTTCCAGGCGCTGCGCGTCGAGGTCAACGGCGAGCTCGCGACGCTGGAGCGCGCGATCCCCGCGGCGATCGACAGGCTCAACCTCGGCGGCAGGCTCGTCGTGATGTCGTACCAGTCGCTCGAGGATCGCATCGTCAAGCGAGCGATCCAGGCCAGGAGCCGCTCCACGGCACCGCAGGGCCTCCCGGTCGAGCTTCCCGAACACAAGCCTGAACTGCGCATCCTCACGAAGGGCGCGGAACAGGCAACTGACGAAGAGAAGGCAGTCAACCCGCGCGCCATCCCGGCGCGGCTGCGCGCGGCTGAACGAGTAAGGGAAATGTCATGAACGCCACAGTTCCCGTCGAGGTCGACCCGATCGAGCTGTTCGGCGCGCCAGCGCCGCTTCGCGACACCTCCCGCGACCGCGCGGACAGGCTGCGCCCGGCTCCGGCTCCCGCCCCGAAGCCCAAGAAGAGCCCCGTGCTCGGCGCGATTGTCGCCGTCTGCGTCATCCTCGGGATCTTCGCGGCCCAGCTCGCCCTGAGCATCCTCGTGTCGCAGGGCGCGTACGAGAGCCGCGCGCTCGAGATCGAGGAGCGCGACCTCGGCCGCGTCGAGCGGGTGCTGTCGCAGAATCTCGACAAGCTCGCCTCGCCGCAGAACCTCGTCGAGAACGCTGCGGCGCTCGGCATGGTGCAGAACGTCGCCCCGGCGACGATGCGCCTGAGCGACGGCGCGATTCAGGGCGACCTGAACTCGGTCACCCGCGAGGCCAGCCCGAACCTCGTGCCGAACGCCCAGCTCGAGAACCTCCCGGTCGTTGACGCCAAGGGGCTGCTCACGAGTCGAAACGCTCAGGCGGCTCCCATCGTGGACGCCGCTGCCGCCGTAGCATGGCAGGGCAAGCTTCCCGCACCAGAAACGCACTAGTCCGCTCGGCGGGCCCGTTAGGAGACGAACGAGTGTTGTGGCGAACCCTGCGAGGCACGCGAGGGCGAAACCTGGTGGTCTTCGCCATCCTCGTGCTCGTCGCGCTCGCCTTCATGGTTCGGCTTATTGATCTGCAGATGATCTCGGCGGCGGCGATGAACGAGGAGTCGCACGAGAAGCGTGCGGTTCCCGTCACGATCCCGAGCGTTCGGGGCGACATTGTCGACCGCAACGGCAACGTGCTCGCCACGACCGACGAACGCTACGACGTGCAGCTCTCGCCGAAGAACGCGAGGCTCAACAAGGGCGTGTTCACGCGGCCCGACGTCGAGCGCGGGGCCGGGACGATCGAGGTGACCGCCGACCAGGCCTACGCAGAGATCGGCTCGGTCACCGGCCAGAGCGGCGCCGAGATCAAGAAGATCGTCGACGACGCGATCGACGAGAACCCGAAGTCGGACTTCGCCTATGTCAAGCGCGGCGTCGACCTCAACCAGCTGCAGGAACTCAAGGAGCTGCAGATCCCGTGGCTCACGTTTGAAAGCCAGCACAAGCGCGTGTACCCGAACGGCGCCGTCGGCGGCAACATCGTCGGCTTCGCGGGGCAGGACGAGGTCGCCCAGGCCGGCGTGGAGCTCTCGCAGGACGAGTGCCTCGCCGGCGAGGACGGTGCCGAAACCTACGAGCGCGGCGCCGACGGCATCCAGCTCCCTGGCAGCGTGGTTGAGACGAAGAAGGCGCAGAACGGCGGCACCGTCGAGCTCACGATCGACCTCGACCTGCAGTGGGCGAGCCAGCAGATCATCAACCAGCAGGTGGACAACGTCGGCGCCGAGTACGGCTACCTCGTGATCATGGACGCGAAGACTGGCGAGCTCGTCGCGGTCGCCGAGGACGGCTCGGTCGACCCGAACGACGTCGGCGCCGTCGACGGTGACCGGCGCAACGCCCGCGCCTTCACCTCGCCCTATGAGCCGGGCTCGACCTTCAAGGTCATCACGGCGGCCGCGCTCATCGACCAGGGGCTCGCGACGCCGCAGAGCACCGTCACCGCGCCGGACAACTGGCAGCCGCAGTCGGGCGTCACCTTCAGCGACTGGTTCAACCATGGCCCGGCGAACTGGACGCTCACCGGCACCCTCGTCTACTCCTCCAACGTGGGCATCTCGATGCTCGGCAGCCAGATGTCGCCCGAGACGCGCTACGAGTACCTCAAGAAGTTCGGAGTGGGCCAGCCGACGAACGCCGGCATGCCGCTCGAGGACGCGGGGATGTTCGCGGACGTCGCCGACTGGGACGCGCAGACGAGCTACGTGACGATGTTCGGCCAGGGACTGTCGTCGACGATCGTGCAGACCGCCGGCGTCTTCCAGACGATCGCGAACGACGGGGTGCGCGTGCCGCCGTCGATCGTGAAGAAGTGCGCCCCGCCCGAGGGTAAGGCGACCGCGCCCGATCACGGCGACGATGTCACGGTGATCTCGCCCGAGGCCGCGGCCGAGACGCGCAAGATGCTCGAGACGATCGGCACCGACGGCCTCATCAAGGACATGGCCTCGATCCCGGGGTACCGGATCGGCGGAAAGACTGGCACGGCCGAGCAGTCGGACGGCCAGGGTGGCTACCGTACCGACTTCGTGTACAGCTTCGCCGGCATGTTCCCGATGGACGACCCGCAGTACGTGATCGTGGCAACCGTCGCGTACCCGCACGGCGGCGACGGGACCGCTGCCGCCGTGACCGCATTCCACGACGCGGCCGAGTCCACGATCCGCAAGTTCCATATTCCGCCCTCGACCGGCAAGTACGAGAAGTTGCCAATTGGCGACGAGCTCGCGTCAGCTGGGTAGGATCGATACACGTGACCAGCACTTCCGGTGATCTTACGATCCGACCCCAGCACCCGCAGAAGGTGACGCTCGCGCAACTCGCTGAGCCCTTCTCCCTCGAACTCGCAGCGACAGACGGCGAGGTGGGTGTCACCGGCGTGACGATCGACTCGCGCGACGTCCGGCCGGGCGACCTCTACGTCGGGATTCCCGGGGCGAGGCACCACGGCGCGAACTTCGCCCAGGCGGCGCTCGCGAGCGGCGCTGCGGCGATGCTCACCGACGCGGCGGGGCGCGACCTCGCGCTCGCTGCGGGCGTGACAGGGCTGCCGATCCTCGTCGCTGGCGTGCACCCGCGTTCGATCCTCGGCGAGCTCTCGGCGCGGGTCTACGGCACCGACACGCTCGCGGCGAAGACCTTTGGCGTGACCGGCACGAACGGCAAGACGAGCGTCGTCTACTGCATCGCGCAGATCCTCGAGGCGGCCGGGCTCAGGCCAGGCCTGAGCTCGACGGCTGAGCGCAGGATCGGCGACGAGGTGATCGTCTCGAACCTCACGAGCCCCGAGGCCTCCGAACTGCACGGCCTGCTCGCGCGCATGGTCGAGCGCGGCGTCGAGGGCGTCGCGATCGAGGTATCCGCGCAGGCGATCGGCCGCCACCGCATCGACGGCGTGCACTTCGACGTCGTCGCGTTCAACAACTTCTCGCAGGATCACCTCGAGGAGTACGGCGACATGGAGACCTACTTCCAGGCGAAGCTCGCGTTGTTCGCCCCGGAGCACGCCGCACGTGGCGTTGTCGTCGTTGACGGGCCGTGGGGCCAGCGCGTCGCCCGCGAGTCGCAGATCCCGGTGACGACGCTCGCGACCGAGTACGGGCAGAGCGCCGACTGGCACCTCGCGATCACCGCGCAGACCCTCGACGGTGTCGCGTTCGTGCTGCAGGGGCCGGAGGGCGCGCACTTCCGCGGCCGTGTCCCCGTCTTCGGTCGCTTCATGGCCGAGAACGCGGCGCTCGCGCTCATCATGCTGCACGAGGCAGGCATCCCGATCTCGCAGGTCGAGGCTGGGCTCGAGAACGGGCTCATCCCCGTGCAGATCCCGGGCAGGCTCGAGGAGATCACGGAGGGTGGCGCAGGCCCCAGGTTCTACGTGGACTACGGGCACACGCCCGGCGCCTTCGAAGCGATGCTCGACGCGCTCGGCGAGGTCGCCGAGGGCAAGATCATCTTCATGTTCGGAGCCGACGGCGACCGCGACACCACGAAGCGCGAGGAGATGGGCAGGATCGCGGCTGCCGGCTCCGACGTGCTCATCGTCTGCGACTACCACCCGCGGAGCGAGCCGCCCGAGCAGATTCGCGCGCAGCTTCTCGCTGGTGCGCGCTCGGCCGCGCACGCGACGCTGCACGAGGAAGCCGATCCGAAGCGCGCGATCCGCCTCGCCATTTCCCTCGCGGAACCCGGCGACGTTATTCTGTATGCCGGTCCCGGACACGAGGACTACCAGGAGGTCGCCGGGGCGTTTATCCCGTACTCGGCGCGTGATGAAGTACGCGGCGCGCTCCGCGAGGCAGGATTGCTTGCGTGATTGAACTGAGTTTCTCCGAGGTCGCTGCCGCAACGGGAGGCCGGCTCGTGCTCGCTCCCGGCGACACGCCCGACACGCGCGTTTCGGGGGAGTCGCAGACGGACTCCCGCGAGGTGCAGCCCGGCCAGATCTTCTTCGCCCGGCGCGGTGACGACACTGACGGGCACCTCTTCGCGGGCAAAGCCGCCAGGGCTGGCGCAAAGCTGCTCGTTGTCGAACGCGAGCTCAGCGAGGCGGAGCTCGGCCTCGACGCGGGCGCCCCCGCCGTCACGCTGCTCGTCGTCGATGACGCGACCGACGCGCTCGGCGCACTCGCAACCGAGGTTGTCCAGCGGCTGCGCGCGAGCGACAAGCTGACAATCGTCGGCATCACCGGGTCGAACGGGAAGACGACGACGAAGAACCTCGTCGCCGCGATGGCGGAGACGATCGGATCGACAGTCGCGAGCGAGAAGTCGTTCAATAACGAGGTCGGCGGGCCGATGACAATGCTCCGCGCCACGCCGGAGACCGAGACCCTTGTCGCCGAGATGGGCGCAAGCGGGATCGGCGAGATCGCGCGGCTCACCGGCATGGCGCAGCCCCACATCGGGGTCGTGCTCACCGTCGGTCTCGCGCACGCCGGAGAGTTCGGCGGCATCGAGGCCACGTTCCGCGCGAAGAGCGAGATGGTGCAGAGCCTCGACGCCGACGGCGTTGCCGTGCTCAACCGCGACGACCCGCGCGTCGCGAAGATGGCGGAGCTCACCCCGGCCCGGATCGTCTGGTTCGGCCAGCACCCTGACGCCGATGTGCGCGCGAGCGACATCGAGCCGTCCGCGAGCGGTACGACCTTCACCCTGCACGCCGGGGGCGAGTCGCGCCCCGTCACCTTCCGGGTGCTTGGCGAGCACCACGTGATGAACGCGCTTGCTGCGGCGGCCGTTGGGACGACGCTCGGGCTGTCGCTCGACGCAATCGTCGAGGTGCTCGAGGCGGCCACGCTCGCCGCGCCCGGCCGCATGCAGGTGCTCGGCGGCCGCGACGGCATCACCATCATCAACGACGCCTACAACGCGAGCCCCGATTCGATGAGCGCCGCGCTGCGCACGCTCGCCCAGATCACGAAGCCCGAGGGGCGCTCCGTCGCCGTGCTCGGCGCGATGACCGAGCTCGGGGACTACACGATCGAGGAGCACCTGCGCGTCGGGCTGCAGGCGGTGCGCCTGCGCATCCGGCAGCTCGTCGTCGTTGGCCGCGACGCCCGCGACCTGCACATCAGCGCGATCAACGAGGGATCGTGGGATGGCGAGAGCGTCTTCTTCGAGACGCAAGACGAAGCTTTTGATTATCTACTCGAAATGCTCACGACCGATGACACGGTGCTCGTGAAATCTTCGAACGCCGCGGGCCTGCAGGCCCTCGGAGACCGCCTGGGGGAGGCATACGCATGATTGCCATGCTCATCGCGGCGGGGTTCTCGCTGATGTATTCACTGCTACTGACGCCGCTGTTCGTCCGCGGCTTCAACAAGCTCCGCTGGGGCCAGCCGATTCGCGTCGACGGGCCAAAGGAGCACGAGACGAAGCGGGGCACGCCAACGATGGGCGGCCTGATCTTCCTCTCGGGGTCGGTGCTCGCGTACTTCGTCGGCAAGCTCGTCATGGGGGAGACCCCGACACCGTCCGCGCTGCTCGTGATCCTCATGGCCGTCGGCGCCGGCACGGTCGGCTTCATCGACGACCTCATGAAGACCCGGATGCAGAACTCGGCTGGCCTCGGCGGCTGGGCGAAGATCTTTGGCCAGGTCGTGATCGCGGTCTCGTTCGCCCTGCTCGGGCTGCAGTTCGCGAACGAGCACGGCCTCACCCCGGTGTCGACGCACATCTCGATCTTCCGCGACCTGCCGTTTGACTTCATGAGCCTCGGCGTCATCGCGGGCACGATCCTCGTGATCCTGTGGGTCATGGTGATCGTCACCGCGACTACGAACGCCGTCAACGTGACCGACGGGCTCGACGGTCTCGCCGCGGGCGCATCGATCTTCGCGTTCTCGGCGTACGTGCTCATCGGCTTCTGGCAGTCGGCGCAGAACTGCGCGGCAACGGCGGGCGAGGCCGGCTGCTACGAAGTGCGCGATCCGATGGACCTCGCGGTCATCGCGGCCGCGTTCCTCGGCGGCGTCGCAGGCTTCCTGTGGTGGAACACGAACCCCGCGCAGATCTTCATGGGCGACACCGGCTCGATGGGTATCGGCGGCGCGATCGCTGCGCTCGCGATCCTCACCCGCACCGAGGTGCTGCTCATCCTCATCGGCGGTCTGTTCATCATCGAGACCGGCTCGGTGATCTTGCAGCGGCTCTACTTCAAGGTGACGAAGGGCAAGCGGATCTTCCTCATGAGCCCGATTCACCACCACTTCGAGCTCAAGGGCTGGGCCGAAGTGACGATCGTTGTTCGGTTCTGGATGATCGCCGGGATCTTCGCGATCGTCGGGATCGGCGGTTTCTACGCAGAATGGGTGCTGAACCAATGACCGCAGTACAGGATCGCCTCGCGGCGCTGACGAGCTGGCACCACGACTGGTCGGGGCTGCGCGTCGCCGTGTTGGGCCTCGGCGCAACCGGCTTCTCCGTCGCGGACACCCTCGTCGAGCTCGGGTCGCGCGTTCGCGTGGTGTACGGCAAGCCTGACGCCGACCGCGAGCGTCTGCTCGACGTGATCGGTTCCGAGCGCGCACTCGCCGAGACCGATGAGGCGCAGCTCGCCGATCTCCAGGCGTTCGATCCCGAACTCATCGTGATCTCTCCGGGATACCCGGCGCACCACCCGGTCGTGCGCTGGGCGACCGAGCGCGACGTGGCCGTCTGGGGCGACATTGAGCTCGGCTGGCGGCTGCGCGACAAGACTCCGCGGGTCGCCGACTGGATCTGCATCACCGGGACCAACGGCAAGACCACGACGACCCAGCTCACCGCGCACATGCTTGTCGCCGGCGGCCTGCGTGCGGCTCCCGTTGGCAACATCGGCACCCCGCTGCTCGACGCGCTCCGCGACCCCGTCGGCTACGACGTGCTCGTGCTCGAGCTCTCAAGCTTCCAGCTCGAGCGCGTGCATTCGATGTCGCCATACGCGAGCGCCTGCCTGAATCTCGCCGACGACCACCTCGACTGGCACGGTGGCGCGCAGGCGTACCGCGACGCCAAGGCGAAGGTCTACGAGCACACGCAGGTCGCCT
Protein-coding regions in this window:
- a CDS encoding Mur ligase family protein — its product is MTSTSGDLTIRPQHPQKVTLAQLAEPFSLELAATDGEVGVTGVTIDSRDVRPGDLYVGIPGARHHGANFAQAALASGAAAMLTDAAGRDLALAAGVTGLPILVAGVHPRSILGELSARVYGTDTLAAKTFGVTGTNGKTSVVYCIAQILEAAGLRPGLSSTAERRIGDEVIVSNLTSPEASELHGLLARMVERGVEGVAIEVSAQAIGRHRIDGVHFDVVAFNNFSQDHLEEYGDMETYFQAKLALFAPEHAARGVVVVDGPWGQRVARESQIPVTTLATEYGQSADWHLAITAQTLDGVAFVLQGPEGAHFRGRVPVFGRFMAENAALALIMLHEAGIPISQVEAGLENGLIPVQIPGRLEEITEGGAGPRFYVDYGHTPGAFEAMLDALGEVAEGKIIFMFGADGDRDTTKREEMGRIAAAGSDVLIVCDYHPRSEPPEQIRAQLLAGARSAAHATLHEEADPKRAIRLAISLAEPGDVILYAGPGHEDYQEVAGAFIPYSARDEVRGALREAGLLA
- a CDS encoding UDP-N-acetylmuramoyl-tripeptide--D-alanyl-D-alanine ligase — translated: MIELSFSEVAAATGGRLVLAPGDTPDTRVSGESQTDSREVQPGQIFFARRGDDTDGHLFAGKAARAGAKLLVVERELSEAELGLDAGAPAVTLLVVDDATDALGALATEVVQRLRASDKLTIVGITGSNGKTTTKNLVAAMAETIGSTVASEKSFNNEVGGPMTMLRATPETETLVAEMGASGIGEIARLTGMAQPHIGVVLTVGLAHAGEFGGIEATFRAKSEMVQSLDADGVAVLNRDDPRVAKMAELTPARIVWFGQHPDADVRASDIEPSASGTTFTLHAGGESRPVTFRVLGEHHVMNALAAAAVGTTLGLSLDAIVEVLEAATLAAPGRMQVLGGRDGITIINDAYNASPDSMSAALRTLAQITKPEGRSVAVLGAMTELGDYTIEEHLRVGLQAVRLRIRQLVVVGRDARDLHISAINEGSWDGESVFFETQDEAFDYLLEMLTTDDTVLVKSSNAAGLQALGDRLGEAYA
- the mraY gene encoding phospho-N-acetylmuramoyl-pentapeptide-transferase, with amino-acid sequence MIAMLIAAGFSLMYSLLLTPLFVRGFNKLRWGQPIRVDGPKEHETKRGTPTMGGLIFLSGSVLAYFVGKLVMGETPTPSALLVILMAVGAGTVGFIDDLMKTRMQNSAGLGGWAKIFGQVVIAVSFALLGLQFANEHGLTPVSTHISIFRDLPFDFMSLGVIAGTILVILWVMVIVTATTNAVNVTDGLDGLAAGASIFAFSAYVLIGFWQSAQNCAATAGEAGCYEVRDPMDLAVIAAAFLGGVAGFLWWNTNPAQIFMGDTGSMGIGGAIAALAILTRTEVLLILIGGLFIIETGSVILQRLYFKVTKGKRIFLMSPIHHHFELKGWAEVTIVVRFWMIAGIFAIVGIGGFYAEWVLNQ